TATGGCGGTAGGACTGAAAAGCTATCCGAAATCTCAGTCTCATACCAGTAATACACTCACACAATCTATTGCAGACCTTTTAGAACGAATATATCTCAGAAGAAGGAGTGGTCTGCAAAGAGTCATTTGAAGCTATCTGGAATGCCTGCTATTAAATTACTTAAGAATTTTGATTCATCCTGGTTGAAAGGAGGCCATAGTGTCAAACGGTTGGCGGAGTTATCCAGTCTG
This sequence is a window from Spirochaeta cellobiosiphila DSM 17781. Protein-coding genes within it:
- a CDS encoding ATP-binding protein, whose amino-acid sequence is MSQKKEWSAKSHLKLSGMPAIKLLKNFDSSWLKGGHSVKRLAELSSLNFIERKEVFVLMGLSG